Part of the Labilibaculum antarcticum genome, TAAAAGACCATTGCCAAAAATAGCATCAACTCCAAAGTTAGTAGTAGTAGCAGTCTCCCATGTTAAGTGAGGATTTCCAATACGTCCTTCAACTAAAGTTGGGAGAACGTTTCCGCTAACCAATGCTGTCCCACTTGCTTCGTAAGTTGAATAAGTATCATACAAACCAACATTGTTAATGTTACCATTCTGTCCCCAAGAAGCTCTCAGTTTTAAATTATCTAACCATTCTACATCAGTTAAAAATGCTTCTTGATCCATACGCCATCCTGCTGAGAATGATGGGAAATATCCCCAACGTCCTTCTTTAGCAAAACGGGAAGATGCATCAGCACGTAAATTAGCCTCAAATAGATATTTTTGATTGTAATTGTAAGTTAATCGTCCAAAATAAGACAGTGTACTTGATTCTTGTACATCCCCCTCTGTTGTCAATTGCTTTTCTGGATCTCTGGATCCTCCATCTAAAGCATTCATCTCATTACTGGCAAAATCTTTCCGTCCAACCTTTAAATTCTTAAAAGTATAGGTGTCGGCATGTATTCCGGCCATAGCAGAAATATTATGAACCTCATTTAAAGTCTTTTCATAATTTACCCATCCATCGTAATTCAATTTCTCTGAATACTGCCAATTCACATCCATCTGATTCACATCCGATTCAGTACCTGAAATAAGTCCAGAGGAAGGATTCAGAAAACTAGGAACACCTTCTTTTTTATTCTGAAAAGAAAATCCTCTGTAATCCCAGTACCTATAACCAACTTGATTACTGATCTTTAAACCTTCCATCGGAGTGATTTCTGCTGTCATTGAACCCAAAAGATGTTTGGTGTCAGAATTAGCGCGGCCACCTTCTTCCAGGGTTCTAAGAGGATTAGCATTAATCTGTGCAGGAGAAGCCATAGAATTATCACGAACCGATCCCCAGTCTCCATTGGTGTGTTTCGCTACTTGCGTTGGAGGAACACGTAAAAACTCAGTTAGTGCAGCATATCCCTTCTCTCTTTCGTATTTTTTATAAATAAAATTCACATTAGAGGTAACAGTCAACCAGGGCTTTAATTTCGAAGTCGTTTTCGATGAAAAATTATAACGATTAGTTGCTTCTCCAGGAGTGAAAGTTTCGTTTCTTAAAAAACCCAAACCAAAAGCATATGTTGTTTTATCACCACCTCCAGAAAACAACATGTTGTGCTTTGTGAAAAGAGCTTTATCATCCAATACTTCATCAAACCAATTGGTATTTGGATAACGATCAAGATCTGTACCTGCCTTGTAGTTTGCTACATCTTCAGCACTAAAGCGCAAACCATCTTCACCAACACCACTATTTAACTCCGAAGTACGATACATTTCAGCATAAGTCCATGAATCAACAACTTCAGGTGTATAAGTAGAAGTGCTAAATCCTACAGATCCATTGTAGACCACTTGCAACTTCCCTTTGGTTCCTGTTTTAGTAGTCACTAAAACAACCCCATAAGCAGCTTTTGCCCCATATATAGCAGCCGAAGAAGCATCCTTTAAGAAGGAAAGATTCTCAATAACACTTGGGTCCATATTGCTAAAAAAATCAGAACTCACTTCGATACCATCCACAATATAAAGAGGAGAAGATGAACCTAAATTACCACGTCCACGAATATTGATTGAAGTCCCACCTGGGCGAGAGATAATAGTTACTCCTGGAATTGCTCCCTGAAGTGATTTCAAGATGTTTTCGGATGGTCTATCCTCAATTTTCTTTGCATCAATAGAAACTACAGACCCAGTCATATTTACCTTTTTCTGTGTTCCATAACCAACTACAACAAGCTCGTCAAGCAATTCTGTTTCCTCTTCCATGGTACAATTAATAACAGAAGATGACGCAGTAATCGTTTGCGTTTTAAATCCCATGAAAGAAAACTCAAGTACATCTCCCATGCTACATGTTAATTCGTAAGCTCCATCAAAATCAGTGGAAACTCCATTAATGGTTCCTTTTACAATGATATTGACTCCAGGAAGAGGAAGTCCACTATTATCCAGAACCGTTCCTTTAATGACTGAGCTCTGAGCATGCAAAGACATACCTATTAAACAGAGACAAATAGTCAATAAGATGTTTTTCATAAATTTTAAAATTAAGTTAGAAATATATTTAATTTAGGGATTCGAAATAACGCCCCCTTTCTTATTATAGCACTGGTTGCTACTGGTCGTCACTTCTATAGTTTCAAAATTGACTAATAGTCTTTGTAATAAAGCAGAAATTTTAGTCTAATAGGGGGAAATTTTCACAATCCTTCATAAACAGCGAGTTTGCAAGATATTCATTTTAAGATTTAAGAATAACTTCATCGTGCTTTTATTGTGATTATTCTAGGCATAACTGTATTTTTACCATGACCAAAATGTAGAAACGAATTCATCATGCTTAAATTTAAATTGTATATCACTAAATCTATTCTTCTAATAATAGCTTGCAATACTTTTCTCCTTTCATATGCAGATGACCCCACAAACTTTATCCATGTAATAGCAGAGGTAGGTCAACAGCAAACTATTGCCACAAGCGTTGTTGAAGATTCACTTGGCTATCTGTGGCTCAATTCTCAGACAGGCATTCTACGCTTTGACGGATATGATTACCGTCAATATTCAAACAGTGAAATATTTGGTAAGGATGCATCTTCAACCTCAATTCTAGACTTATCAAAAGATTCTCATGGTAACATATGGTGTGTATCTAAAAAAGGATCAATATCCAAACTGATGCCATCAGAAAAGTTTGTACCACAATATTCCAGTATTACAAAGTTGGCTGAGAATCAAAGCTTGGAGTCATTAAAGATTGGTTCATCGAGACTTTGGTTAGGCAGCAATTTCGGAACTGTAATTGGTCAATCTTTTGCAGATTCAACAATTATTAGCTTTGACATTTACTCATCCGGTGAAACTATTACCTCTATCGCTGAAGGAAAAGATAATACTGTATGGTTCAGTACCAACAAAGGCCGGATCTTTAAGGGAAATACATCAACTATGGCCCTAACAGAACTAAAAGGACCTTTCAGTAATCCCTTTAACACAATCATTTTAAGCAACGATAAAAATGGAAATCTTTGGATTGGAACAGAACTTTACGGATTGTTCTTCTATGACTTAAAAACTGAAACCTACGAACATTTTTACAACAAAGCCAAGACTTCACATTTCGTTCCAACCAATATGATCATTCGCATTTTTTGCGACAGTAAAGGAATCATTTGGGCAGGTACGGATGGTGGCGGACTTTACCGAGTGAATCCGAAAACAAAAGAAGTGAGAAGATATACTCATTCTAAAACCAATAAATTTTCGTTACAGAGCAATACGATTATAGGACTGGGAGAAACAAACAACAATGACATTTGGATATTCACAAATTATGGCAATATCAATATCTTACTCAGTGAATCATTTACTTTTGGATATTTTAGTGGCAGTATTTCCGGTTCTCCTACAAGAGTTCTATCCATATTAAAATGTAAAAATGGCAATCTTTGGATTGGTACCGATGGAGAAGGAATCACCATAATTGATAACACAGGAAAAGCAATTCAGCAATTCATTGCAAAAACCAACACGGCCAATGGCCTGACCGGAGATTACATACAAACAATAGTTGAGGACGAAAAACAAAACAAATGGATTGGAACTTACCTTAACGGATTACTCCATTACGATACAAAGACAAATAAATTCTCATCGATAAAAACAGTAAATAAGGTCGGACAGATAGCTACAGATATCAGGTCTTTATTCATCGACAGTAAAAATAGAATTTGGGTTGGCAGCAATGTGGGGATATCTGTCTACTCACTATCTGACAAACAAATAGCCTTTTATCCGCACAATAAAAACGGTCTTAAAGGAAGTATCGCAGAGGTCTTTTTGAAAGATGAAAACAATCAGATTTGGATAGGAATGGTTGACGGTGGATTGTTCTTATTTCAAGAGGAAAAAACATTGGAAGATTCCTTTTTCATCCCTTTTCAATTAGTAAATACTGAAAATAAGGTTGAGAATAGTATAAGTCATGGTGCTTCAGATGATCAAGGAAATCTCTATTTTGTAAATTCTTATTCCAAACTACTTAAATTCAATACTAAGGAAAAAAAAACAAAACCTATTATCGGATTTAGTGATGAAGAGATTCACGGAGTAGTAGCTGTGATTGCTGAAGACAGCTCTAATTTATGGGTTTCACGAATAAACGGTATTTCTCATCTGGATCTTTCAACAGGTCACAGTTATTTTTATTCATGGAAAAACGGAACATTAAAAAATCGCTTTCTTTCAGGAAGTGCTGCCAAAGATAAAGATGGTATCCTCTATTTTGGAGGTGTGGGAGGATTAAATCATTTTGATCCGGCCCGAATAAAAAAAACAAAAATGGAGTTACGGCTTCGCATTAATCAGCTTAAAATTGTTAACAGAGATGCGGAAGAATTAATTCCTGAACAACTTTCCGTTGGGATAGAGCAAATCAAAACTTTAAAGCTCAATCATAAGCAAACCTCTTTTTCTTTTCAATTCTCAGTAATAAACGATCACCTGGATCCAAACTATTTTTATGCCTACCGACTTAAAGGATTTGATAAAGACTGGATCACAACTAAAAACACACGGGTGGCTACTTATACAAATATCCCTTATGGCAATTATACGTTTGAAGTAAAAGCAGGAACTAAAAGAAAGCTTTGGGATATTCAGACTCAAACAATAGAGCTTAAAATCCTCCCCCCATTTTGGCTAAGATGGTGGGCTTATTTGATTTATACAATTCTGTTTTTAATCATCAGTTTTTTTATAATTCGCTACTCCATTATGTGGGCACGATTAAAGAAAAAATTATTTTTGAAAGAACTGCAAAATGAGAAAAACAAGGAGTTATATGAATTGAAGATGAATTTCTTCGCGAAAATGTCGCACGAAATTCAAACGCCTTTAACCCTGATTCTTTCACCCATCGAAAATATGATTGAACGTGCAGAGGGGAATCTCTTACTTCGACAGCGCCTGCAGGTTATTAAGAACAATGCCAACCGATTATCGCGGATTGCAATGGAATTGATGACAGTTCGAAATAAAGAATTGGGAAAATTGAAAATCAGCGTCAGCGAGAATAACATTATAAAAGATATAAATAATACGGCCCTTTCTTTTATGGAACATGCCAGGTTCAAGCAAATTGATTTTAGTGTGGAAGGAATTGAAAAAGAAGAAATTCTGCTTTGGTATGATCGGCAAAAACTAGAACATGTAATTTACAATCTATTGGCCAATGCCTTCAAATTTACACCGCGGGAAGGAAAAATAATATTAGCCATTAACGAGAATATTGAAGAAAGAAAGGTCGAAATAAAAATAATTGATACCGGCATTGGTATTCCGGGCAATGAACTCACAAATATCTTTAATCTTTTCTATCAATCGAAAGATGGAAAAGCAATTGGCGGAACTGGAATTGGCCTGGCTTTAAGTCAAGAATTGATTCTCCTGCACAAAGGAAAGATCACGGTAGAATCAGAACATCATAAAGGAACAACGTTTACCCTATCAATTCCAACTGGCAATCAGCATTTCAGACAGGAAGAAATTGCCTACCATGAATCCAACAAGGAAGAAATAAATGAAAAACCAATTCTGCCTTCAAATTTAAATGAGGGATTAAAAGAATTGATTCCTGATGAAAACAAAAAAAACATTTTGATTGTTGAAGACAATTATGAAATGTTGATGTTTCTGGAAGATAGCTTTAAGATTTTATACAATGTAAGAGTTGCACAGAACGGACAGGAGGCTATAGACTGCCTGTCTGATTACAAAGCGGATATTATTTTAAGTGATGTAATGATGCCAATCATGGACGGAATTACACTGTGCAAAAATTTAAAAGAGAAAAAATGCACTCGTCACATTCCAATTATATTACTGACAACAAAAAATACGACAAGTTCTAAACTGGAAGGTCTGAAGTTTGGCGCGATAGAATATATTAACAAACCATTTAATGTAAAAGAGCTCTTATTAAAAGTAAATAACATTTTAGATGCGCAAAAAAGAGTAATCGAACAATATCGTGCTGAGATTCTTACAGATTGCAAAAAACTGGAAGTAGAATCACCAGATGAAAAGTTCATTGAATCGGTTCTTCTGGAAATGGAAAAGAACTTTGAGGATCCGGAGTTTAGATTGGAAGAACTAGCCGTGAGTTTAAACATGAGCTATTCCAACATCTATAGAAAATTCCAGTCTTTAACTGACAAGACTCTAGTCGATTTCATGCGTTCATTTCGTCTACAAAAGACTATCCCTTTGTTAGTTAATTACAATTTCACTATATCAGAAATAGCTTTTAGGGTAGGCTTTAACGATCCTAAATATTTTTCCAAATGCTTTAAGAAAGAATATCAAAAAACACCAAAGCAATACAAACTGGAACATGAGTCAATGAGATGCTCAGGTAACTTAAACCCCGATAAATAAATTCCTGCCTAAACATAGATTTCTTCTGTTCTTCCTTTCATCTTTCCTTTTTGCCCTTGTATTTATTGCAAGCCTTAAAGGCTTTGATTATTCGAATTCCTACGATGATCAGCTTACACTGTAAAAGAAATAAGTCGGAAAAAAATGATGAATTCGGATTTGTATTTGGAACCAAAATCTTATGTGATCGGAGCGGTTGCAGTTTTCAAAATAAATACCCAAACCAGAAAGTAGTCAGAAATAAAAAAACCGTTTCATTACTTTATGAAACGGCCTTACCAATAAAGTATTTATTGTGATTATTATACCTGATCGTTCCATATTAAAGCTGACGCTCCTAAAACTGCAGCATCATCGCCTAATTCTGAAGGCAACAGACTAATTTTATTTTTATATAGGAACAATAAATTCTTCTCCATTGCCTCACGGACAGGTTCAAAAATAAGCTCTCCAGCCTTTGCCAGTCCTCCAAAAAAGAATATAGCTTTAGGACTAGTAACCGAAGCTACATTTGCCAAAGCTTCCCCTAACATTTTGCCCGTATAGGCAAACACTTCCATCGCCAGTAAATCTCCGTCATTGGCCGCATCAGCAACCATTTTTGCAGTCAATTTATTAAACGGAATTTCTCGCAAAGAACTATCACCCAAATGTTTTGCCAACATCTTATACACAGTTCGTTTTACTCCGGTGGCCGATACATAGGTCTCCAAACACCCTCTTCGTCCACAACCACATTCCCGGCCTTCAGGTCTCACAATAATGTGTCCAACTTCTCCGGCAAATCCATCATGTCCGTAAAGCAAATCGCCGTTTACAACAATACCACTTCCCAAACCAGTACCCAGAGTAATAACCATATAGTCAGCCATATTTTTTGCACCTCCAAATATACGCTCACCCAAAGCCGCAGCATTGGCATCATTGGTAAGTTTTACAGGTACATTCATGCGTTCCTTCACCAAACGGGAAATTTCCAGCAATCCTTTCCACCTTAAATTGGCGGCATTTTCGATTGTGCCGGTATGAAAATTTCCATTTGGAGCTCCAATACCTATCCCTATTAGGTTAAGATCTTCACTTGAATCTTCAATCGTCTTATCCATTAGATTACACAAGTCATTCAGGAAATCCTCAAATCGTTCTTGGTCCTGAGTAGGAAGATTTCCATTTCCCCATGATTTTCCGTTTGCATCAATACATGAAAAAAATGTATTGGTTCCTCCTATATCTATACCTACTGCTATATCTGCCATGACAATTTATTCTAATTTGCTTTCAAATAAAAATGAACGTAGTAGTACTCCGGTTATTGGAGTAGTAGTACTCTTGGTATCGGAGTAGTCTACTACGGTTCTAGTCGTGGTACTACTCCTAATTGTTGGTCGTGAAAAGTAAACTTATTGATGCCGAACACAGTAAGTCTGATACCAAAATTACATAGTAAGACTATTCTTCTTTTTGTTAATTTTCGAATTTCAACTTTCCGAATGATGACGGTATATGAAAATCAGGATCTTTAGAATCAGGTTTTACCCATGAAATCCATCTTAAATCTGCTTCTACTTGTCCTTCAGGTAATTTCATACAGTACCCACGGTACAAACCTGCTTCCAATACACGATCTTTTAATAAACCCAAACCTTCCAGTGAAGATAGCTTTATAGCTCCTTCCACTGCATAACCGTTTGTATTTTCCGAAGCTTTTACATCCAGATTTTTAGATTCGGGCCACGACCATTCATAATCAAAATCGCGGTAATAGCGGGTTACGTAATCTAAAACTCTACCACGAGCGTCCATCTCCAAGCAATAATATGGATTCAGTTTCTCGTCTTGTCTAAAAAATATCTCAATGCGATCGCTGTGAACTACCTCCATTTTGTGATCTTCATCAACGAAAGTAAGTACATTATCATCTTCTACATCGAAACGAAAATACAAATACTCATCATCATGCAAAGCTCTGAAATTGGTTTTGGGAGCTTTCTGATTTTCCCATGGATAAGAGAAATCTGAATTCACATTAGCCATTTCCCAAACAGGATGCATTTCTTGTCCTGTAATTGTCAAATAACCTTGTTTTATTCGTTTTACGATATATTCTTTCATAATCATTCAGATAAAAAAAATGGACCAGAGGACAAAAAGTCCTCCGATCCGGGTATTTATGTGTGGTAGTTAAAACGGATTTTCTTCAACTGCTTTTTCAAGATCTTGTGCCATAGCAACAAACTCGTCGACAGTCATCTCCTTCATATAAACCAGACCATGAGTAGCACGTACCAATGGATGATTGTTTTCGTAGAAGAAATTCTTGCCTAACAGCAATTGAATTTGTTTCAACTGCTGAACCCAAATTTTTTGAGTTAACTCGTTGAATTTGCCATCGTACTCATAACTTGGAAAGGATGCATTTACCTGACTTAAATAACTTTCGCTAAATGAGTTTTCCATAACATCAAGAGCATTCAGTGAAACCGGCACAATAGAATCGGCTTCGGAAGGATGGTATTTAAACCAAACATTTCGGTAACCAATAATTCGAAGTTTCGATAAATCTTCCTCTTCTTTCCACTCCTTAACTGCACCAGCAATAGCTTGCAATACTTTATAATGTGTATCCGGTCCACTTCCTTCCGGATCCATTGCCAAACTAATAATTGTTGGCTTGTGTTTTCTAAATTCTTCCAGTACAGGAAGCATGTCTCTGTTCTTTTCAGGGCTTTCTGTAAACACATCACCTTTATAAAAGCCCAAACGCAAGTGATGAACATTTTTAACCGGAGTACCGAAGTGAGCCCAAACCAACTCCTCTTCAAACTCACGAATCATTCCTTTCATTTTCTGAACTTCAGGAGAATTTTTTCCTCCGTCGTAGCTATTTTCTAAATCGCTGATAATACTTGCGATTTCTTCAGTTAAATGTGATTTATTTCGAACACTCCAAACTTCAACAATGGAACGAATTACACGATGACACAAACCTCTTCGCTTTCCGTTTTGATTGCGGGCCGCAACTGAATTCAAGAAATGATACACATCTTTGTCCCACTTTTTGCTATATCCTACTTCGAAGAAATCAGGATAATCCAGCATTTGAATTTCACCTTTTGCAATATAATCCTGACATTCTTTCAACACACCAATTACAAAATCATTTGTAACCGCTGTAAAACCAGATGTAAGAACAGAAAAATGAACGTCGTTGGTTGCTGAACGCATCTGCCGGTTGGTGTATGGCATAATTCCCAGCATGATATCATCGTGATGAGGACCCGTATGATAAATTACCTCGTTGGTATCAGGTTTCATTCCCTTTTCCATCTTCTTTTTGATGGAATCGATAACAGTATGAACAGTTTCCGCATTCAAATTAGGAATCTGACTGGTGTAAGGATCAGCCTTTAAATCTTCCAAAGTTAAATGATGACCGTATTTATTGATTTTCTGACAAAGATCAATAATTGATCTTTCTGATTTTGAATGAGTCCACTCTCCTGTTTTATAAAACTGATTCACACTATCAGTCAACTTGCAGGCCGCACCCTTTGTTAAGTAAAAACGACTGTTTTTCTGACGCTGTAGCACCGAAGCTGGATAAATAGCATTTGGCGCACTTTCCAGTGATCCTTTTACAATCTCAGCTTTGGCTTCACCTGCAGCAAAAATAATGGAAACAGCATTTGAATCGTGAGTAATCGTATCCAAGCCAATGGTAATCACCAAACGGTTTCTTGATATTTCAATCCCGCCCAAATCACCTGCGGCAACTGCCTGTGTCTCGAAATTTGTTTTTGTTAATCGTGTAGTCGAAAAATGATCCGATCCTCGGGTGTTAAAGGCAATATGACCATCAGGGCCAAGTCCTCCCAAGAAAAAGCCGATGCCCCCTTTATCACGGATTTTTTGCTCATAAGAAGTACACCAGTTGTCAATCATGAAAATTGATTTCTGCTGCATCTCTTCCACAACACTTTTTGCTTCACGGTAACGAAGCGACAAATCAATATTGTAATCAGGAAAAACTTCCAGAAAATGCTTATTATCTACCAATGGAATTTCGTCTGAATTAATTAGCAATGAATTGGATATATCCAAGCCAAAACCATCAATATAGTATTTCATCACATAATTGTAGAAACTATTGTGCTGGCGCGGATCAATTGGATAAAACTCATCAATCTGAACAAACTGTAAACCACTCAAATCTGGTTTCGCCATGTTTCCAAGTCCATACTGACTGCGGATATCCATTCCTTTAGGCTTGTCCCAATTCTCAAGAAGAAACTGAGTGTACTTGATAAAATACTCTGGTGTTTTACCTGTTGGCAAACTAATAACTCCCTGAGGATTCTGTTCTGCCCACTCCAAAAACCGAAGAGAAGTCATCAAACCCAATTTCGGGAAATTATCTACCGTTACATAAGGTATTTTGGCTGTAATTTCCGGCACTCCAGATAATTCATGAAATGCTTGCTCTACTTTTGATGTAAAAATTGTTTTCATTTTCTTTTTATTTCTATAATCTCTTAACCTTACTCGTTTAAAACACTTCATTTTCGTGAGAAAACAACTGTTTGTTTTAAATTACGCTACCACACGATTAAATACCGGGTTCAGTATCAGAAACAAAAATCTTGTTTATTACACTGATAATTCTTTGCTGTATTTTGACACCACCTGCTTCATTTGCTCATATTGCTCTTCCATGCTTGTTAATAATTTGTATTGAGCATGAGTTCTAATCAAATTGTGCTGCGGTGCTTTTATTTTATAATAGTTATCCCCATCAATATAATCCATTAAGAATCGAAGAACCTGTTCGAAAGTGATGTATCTGGCCGAAAAAGCAAGATATTCCATTTCAAAAGCGGTCAAAAACGAAACTGTCTCTTCCAAATATCCTTTGGTATATGCCTTGAATATATCCATATCCATGCTCACACGATCCAAATTATCATCATCCTCTAAGCCAGTATTGGTATATGATCTCATAGAATCACCGTAATCATTCAGCACCGTACTATTCAAGACTGTATCCAAATCGATCACACACAAATCATTTCCCTCTTTATCAAAAAGAATATTGTTGATTTTGGTATCGTTATGAGTTACCCGTGTAGGGATCGTTCCATCCTCAACAAGAGTCCAGAATTCAAGCATTTCCTTACGGCGATCCTCAACCCAGGCAATCTCTTCAGTCAATTCAGCCTTACGGCCTGCAGGATCTTTTATCAACACTTCATCCCATTGCTTAAAACGAAATCTGATATTATGAAATCCAGGCAGAATATCGACCAATGGTTCTTTCATATCCGATAACATCGATTGAAATTTTCCGATTCCTTTACCTCCAGCATAAGCCAATTCAGGACTATCTGCTGCTTCGTATGTCAAATTATCTTTAATAAAAAGACACATCGCCCAAAACTCTCCTTCTTCATCTTTGAAATAAAGATCCCCAGTTTTAGTTGGTGTGATAGTCATTGCTTCACGCATGATATCTCCACCTTTAGCAGCAACCTTCTTTTTAAGGTGAGTTGTTACTTTTAAAATATTCCCCATCATACTAGGAACATCCTTAAATATATTCTTATTCTTGCGTTGGAATAAATAGTTTGGAGCTTCTTCCCCAACAGTCGTTACAATAAATGTATCGTTAATAAAACCTTCTCCAAGAGGTTTAATATCTGCTATTTCCCCTTCTATAGAGAATTTTAATGCTATTCCTTTTAAATTATCTGTCATATTTCATCTTTGAATGAGGGCACAAGAATCGTATTGCTCATGCCCAAATTGGACTTATTATTTTGTTCTTATTTTATGTCCTTTTAAACCGTAATAAAGAATATAAAGGAAACAAGGAACACAAACCCAATAGGCATTCTGTGCACCAACAGAA contains:
- a CDS encoding carbohydrate-binding family 9-like protein, with amino-acid sequence MKEYIVKRIKQGYLTITGQEMHPVWEMANVNSDFSYPWENQKAPKTNFRALHDDEYLYFRFDVEDDNVLTFVDEDHKMEVVHSDRIEIFFRQDEKLNPYYCLEMDARGRVLDYVTRYYRDFDYEWSWPESKNLDVKASENTNGYAVEGAIKLSSLEGLGLLKDRVLEAGLYRGYCMKLPEGQVEADLRWISWVKPDSKDPDFHIPSSFGKLKFEN
- a CDS encoding hybrid sensor histidine kinase/response regulator transcription factor; translation: MLKFKLYITKSILLIIACNTFLLSYADDPTNFIHVIAEVGQQQTIATSVVEDSLGYLWLNSQTGILRFDGYDYRQYSNSEIFGKDASSTSILDLSKDSHGNIWCVSKKGSISKLMPSEKFVPQYSSITKLAENQSLESLKIGSSRLWLGSNFGTVIGQSFADSTIISFDIYSSGETITSIAEGKDNTVWFSTNKGRIFKGNTSTMALTELKGPFSNPFNTIILSNDKNGNLWIGTELYGLFFYDLKTETYEHFYNKAKTSHFVPTNMIIRIFCDSKGIIWAGTDGGGLYRVNPKTKEVRRYTHSKTNKFSLQSNTIIGLGETNNNDIWIFTNYGNINILLSESFTFGYFSGSISGSPTRVLSILKCKNGNLWIGTDGEGITIIDNTGKAIQQFIAKTNTANGLTGDYIQTIVEDEKQNKWIGTYLNGLLHYDTKTNKFSSIKTVNKVGQIATDIRSLFIDSKNRIWVGSNVGISVYSLSDKQIAFYPHNKNGLKGSIAEVFLKDENNQIWIGMVDGGLFLFQEEKTLEDSFFIPFQLVNTENKVENSISHGASDDQGNLYFVNSYSKLLKFNTKEKKTKPIIGFSDEEIHGVVAVIAEDSSNLWVSRINGISHLDLSTGHSYFYSWKNGTLKNRFLSGSAAKDKDGILYFGGVGGLNHFDPARIKKTKMELRLRINQLKIVNRDAEELIPEQLSVGIEQIKTLKLNHKQTSFSFQFSVINDHLDPNYFYAYRLKGFDKDWITTKNTRVATYTNIPYGNYTFEVKAGTKRKLWDIQTQTIELKILPPFWLRWWAYLIYTILFLIISFFIIRYSIMWARLKKKLFLKELQNEKNKELYELKMNFFAKMSHEIQTPLTLILSPIENMIERAEGNLLLRQRLQVIKNNANRLSRIAMELMTVRNKELGKLKISVSENNIIKDINNTALSFMEHARFKQIDFSVEGIEKEEILLWYDRQKLEHVIYNLLANAFKFTPREGKIILAINENIEERKVEIKIIDTGIGIPGNELTNIFNLFYQSKDGKAIGGTGIGLALSQELILLHKGKITVESEHHKGTTFTLSIPTGNQHFRQEEIAYHESNKEEINEKPILPSNLNEGLKELIPDENKKNILIVEDNYEMLMFLEDSFKILYNVRVAQNGQEAIDCLSDYKADIILSDVMMPIMDGITLCKNLKEKKCTRHIPIILLTTKNTTSSKLEGLKFGAIEYINKPFNVKELLLKVNNILDAQKRVIEQYRAEILTDCKKLEVESPDEKFIESVLLEMEKNFEDPEFRLEELAVSLNMSYSNIYRKFQSLTDKTLVDFMRSFRLQKTIPLLVNYNFTISEIAFRVGFNDPKYFSKCFKKEYQKTPKQYKLEHESMRCSGNLNPDK
- a CDS encoding ROK family protein — encoded protein: MADIAVGIDIGGTNTFFSCIDANGKSWGNGNLPTQDQERFEDFLNDLCNLMDKTIEDSSEDLNLIGIGIGAPNGNFHTGTIENAANLRWKGLLEISRLVKERMNVPVKLTNDANAAALGERIFGGAKNMADYMVITLGTGLGSGIVVNGDLLYGHDGFAGEVGHIIVRPEGRECGCGRRGCLETYVSATGVKRTVYKMLAKHLGDSSLREIPFNKLTAKMVADAANDGDLLAMEVFAYTGKMLGEALANVASVTSPKAIFFFGGLAKAGELIFEPVREAMEKNLLFLYKNKISLLPSELGDDAAVLGASALIWNDQV
- a CDS encoding SusC/RagA family TonB-linked outer membrane protein, with the protein product MKNILLTICLCLIGMSLHAQSSVIKGTVLDNSGLPLPGVNIIVKGTINGVSTDFDGAYELTCSMGDVLEFSFMGFKTQTITASSSVINCTMEEETELLDELVVVGYGTQKKVNMTGSVVSIDAKKIEDRPSENILKSLQGAIPGVTIISRPGGTSINIRGRGNLGSSSPLYIVDGIEVSSDFFSNMDPSVIENLSFLKDASSAAIYGAKAAYGVVLVTTKTGTKGKLQVVYNGSVGFSTSTYTPEVVDSWTYAEMYRTSELNSGVGEDGLRFSAEDVANYKAGTDLDRYPNTNWFDEVLDDKALFTKHNMLFSGGGDKTTYAFGLGFLRNETFTPGEATNRYNFSSKTTSKLKPWLTVTSNVNFIYKKYEREKGYAALTEFLRVPPTQVAKHTNGDWGSVRDNSMASPAQINANPLRTLEEGGRANSDTKHLLGSMTAEITPMEGLKISNQVGYRYWDYRGFSFQNKKEGVPSFLNPSSGLISGTESDVNQMDVNWQYSEKLNYDGWVNYEKTLNEVHNISAMAGIHADTYTFKNLKVGRKDFASNEMNALDGGSRDPEKQLTTEGDVQESSTLSYFGRLTYNYNQKYLFEANLRADASSRFAKEGRWGYFPSFSAGWRMDQEAFLTDVEWLDNLKLRASWGQNGNINNVGLYDTYSTYEASGTALVSGNVLPTLVEGRIGNPHLTWETATTTNFGVDAIFGNGLLGFSMDLYNRITDDILIQAEDVYAETGLSSDKVPARNVGSVRNRGIELALTHRKDIGDFSYQFGFNLAYNKNEILDLGDKVDQLPPDSYFILEKGESVGSFYMLEADGLYSTADEDAGNLIPYGTQMPEAGMVKFVDQNEDGVIDAKDRTIVAKDVPDFTYGINLELNYKNVSLSVTGQGVSGVKMYMDNEASQAFFNNSVPRNWQKDNWTVTNQNANYPKLFRETDDRYTYNNKMSSYWLFDASYFRIKNISLSYNISKELARKVGLNKVRVYLSADNPFTIRGDHRMKDFDPERSSGRGAQLGVKTFTSGVSVTF